A genomic segment from Streptomyces sp. NBC_01233 encodes:
- a CDS encoding ABC transporter ATP-binding protein, translated as MADTQVRTPTVIADGVHVIYKVHGSGGRKGGATAALSRVFSRKPAPGVREVHAVKGVTFTAYKGEAIGLIGSNGSGKSTLLAAIAGLQPVARGRIFSHGQPSLLGVNAALMNDLTGERNVVLGGLAMGMSKQQIHERYQGIVDFSGINEKGDFISLPMRTYSSGMGARLRFSIAAAKDHDVLMIDEALATGDAAFQRRSQARIEQLREQAGTVFLVSHGINTVRETCDRAIWLESGTLRMDGPAAEVCDAYEAFTRR; from the coding sequence GTGGCTGACACCCAGGTCCGGACCCCCACCGTGATCGCCGACGGGGTCCACGTCATCTACAAGGTCCACGGCAGCGGAGGCCGCAAGGGCGGCGCCACCGCGGCCCTCAGCCGGGTCTTCTCCCGCAAGCCGGCCCCCGGCGTCCGCGAGGTGCACGCCGTCAAGGGCGTCACCTTCACCGCGTACAAGGGCGAGGCCATCGGCCTCATCGGTTCCAACGGCTCGGGCAAGTCCACCCTGCTGGCGGCCATCGCCGGCCTCCAGCCGGTGGCCCGCGGCCGGATCTTCTCGCACGGCCAGCCGTCCCTGCTGGGCGTGAACGCCGCCCTGATGAACGACCTGACGGGCGAGCGCAACGTCGTGCTCGGCGGCCTCGCGATGGGCATGTCCAAGCAGCAGATCCACGAGCGCTACCAGGGCATCGTCGACTTCTCCGGCATCAACGAGAAGGGCGATTTCATCTCCCTGCCCATGCGGACGTACTCCTCCGGCATGGGCGCCCGCCTGCGGTTCTCCATCGCCGCCGCCAAGGACCACGACGTACTCATGATCGACGAGGCCCTGGCCACCGGCGACGCCGCCTTCCAACGCCGCAGCCAGGCCCGCATCGAGCAGCTCCGCGAACAGGCCGGCACGGTCTTCCTCGTCAGCCACGGCATCAACACGGTCCGCGAGACCTGCGACCGCGCCATCTGGCTGGAATCCGGCACCCTGCGCATGGACGGCCCCGCCGCGGAGGTCTGCGACGCCTACGAGGCCTTCACCCGCCGCTGA